The following are encoded together in the Zingiber officinale cultivar Zhangliang chromosome 8A, Zo_v1.1, whole genome shotgun sequence genome:
- the LOC122011303 gene encoding zinc finger MYM-type protein 1-like, whose translation MGPYQPDMLEYPATKFGSQNRRFQKKWFQKFHWLEYSPSTNKAYCFYCFLFLNDINSSNISALVNEGFDNWKRVNQGKTCAFLAHIGSVASSPHTMCERRVENLMRPSQHIDNVIHVQAKEEKEKNRLHLRTSIVTVRWLALQGCAFRGNDESLSSSNRGNFLELVKAFAKMSTEINEVVLENAPKNAQYIAPEIQKEILHIMANRVRQMIRKEVGDKVFCILVDEAQDISKREQMTIILRFVNNHGILTERFFVIKSVSDTTSLNLKNEISNVLIHYDLQVKKIRGQGYDGASNMRGAWNGLQALFLRDYNIVNIVTSSTKCIAELRTAQRNEIEHMLAIGERDFGSGANQIGSLQRAGATRWSSHDDSVKSLIAIDSILMELNTRFNESSMELLSLSTALDPKNSFDSINSDDICKLAKKFYPEDFTMQNLKVSTLVKLCQQLTESGRSKVYIMLTRLIHLILTLPVSTATTERAFSAMKHVKTALRNKMEGDFLEDCLTLYIERDLAKDIDVYSIIDEFYVSKSRRAQF comes from the exons ATGGGGCCTTATCAACCAGATATGTTGGAGTATCCGGCTACAAAATTTGGAAGTCAAAATCGTCGATTTCAGAAAAAATGGTTCCAGAAATTTCATTGGTTGGAATATTCGCCTTCAACAAATAAGGCATATTGtttttattgttttctttttctgaaTGATATTAATTCATCTAATATCTCAGCACTGGTCAATGAAGGATTTGACAATTGGAAAAGAGTAAATCAAGGAAAAACATGTGCATTTCTTGCTCATATTGGTTCTGTAGCTTCTTCACCGCATACTATGTGTGAGAGAAGGGTTGAAAATTTGATGAGACCTTCTCAACATATCGATAATGTGATTCATGTTCAAGCTAAAGAGGAAAAGGAGAAAAATCGTTTGCATTTGAGGACCTCAATTGTCACTGTTCGCTGGCTAGCACTTCAAGGTTGTGCCTTTAGAGGCAACGATGAATCTTTATCTTCATCTAATCGTGGAAATTTTCTTGAATTGGTGAAGGCTTTTGCAAAAATGAGTACAGAAATTAATGAAGTTGTACTAGAAAATGCTCCAAAAAATGCTCAATATATTGCTCCAGAAATTCAGAAAGAGATTTTACATATTATGGCCAATAGAGTACGACAGATGATTCGTAAAGAAGTTGGAGATAAAGTcttttgtattcttgttgatgaagCACAAGATATATCTAAACGGGAGCAAATGACCATTATCTTGAGGTTTGTGAATAATCATGGGATTTTGACAGAAAGATTTTTTGTCATCAAAAGTGTTAGTGACACTACCTCATTGAATCTGAAAAATGAAATATCAAATGTTCTTATACATTATGACTTACAAGTTAAGAAAATTAgaggtcaaggatatgatggtgctagCAATATGCGTGGTGCATGGAATGGACTTCAGGCATTATTTCTCAGAGATT ACAATATTGTCAATATTGTCACTTCTTCTACTAAGTGTATTGCTGAGTTACGTACTGCACAAAGAAATGAAATTGAACATATGTTGGCAATTGGAGAACGTGATTTTGGAAGTGGGGCCAATCAGATTGGTAGTTTGCAACGGGCAGGAGCTACTCGTTGGAGTTCTCACGATGACTCAGTAAAAAGCTTGATAG CAATAGATTCCATCTTGATGGAGTTAAATACTCGGTTCAATGAGTCATCGATGGAACTACTTTCTCTTAGTACAGCTTTAGATCCTAAAAATTCATTTGACTCAATCAACAGTGATGATATTTGCAAACTTGCAAAGAAGTTTTATCCTGAAGATTTCACAA TGCAAAATTTGAAGGTTTCAACACTTGTTAAGTTGTGTCAGCAATTGACTGAGAGTGGGCGATCAAAGGTTTACATTATGTTGACTAGATTGATTCATCTTATTTTGACGTTACCTGTTTCTACCGCCACTACTGAGCGAGCATTTTCAGCAATGAAGCATGTGAAGACGGCACTTCGCAATAAAATGGAGGGTGATTTTCTTGAAGATTGTTTAACACTCTATATTGAACGAGATTTAGCTAAAGATATAGATGTATATTCTATTATAGATGAATTTTATGTTTCAAAATCTCGTAGGGCACAATTTTGA
- the LOC122011304 gene encoding transcription termination factor MTERF8, chloroplastic-like, producing the protein MLRSLVRCHALPPSTQLRRVLFFSTGTSVSSSGVTASPDPHFIVEYLMNTCGFSADDASKVSKFCPRIKSTEKADAVLGFFRSQGLDGANLRRIIACKPGLLGWDVETNLAPKFKLLREMGLSESDIIVIVWRHPTVIGSSNENALLRRFKVWESLLGSKEILLKHLRRSGWFFSCSIENVVRPNMNFLRDECGIPEDRVSLVIKGEPSFIAQNPDALRALVDRTDGLGVPRESMMFLWILDVLHKVSREKFEAHVKIMNSFGWSNLDFVTVVKKHPTFLRLSTKVLQRKMEFLVKDVGMAPLDIAKMAVVLRLSLEKRLIPRFHVMEILKSEGLWTSQMMLSTFFSSPGPKFLQKYVLPYKDKLPKLHDFL; encoded by the coding sequence ATGCTTCGCTCCCTAGTCCGCTGCCATGCGCTCCCTCCGTCGACGCAACTCCGTCGCGTCCTCTTTTTCTCCACCGGAACTTCCGTCTCCTCCTCAGGCGTCACTGCTTCTCCCGATCCCCACTTCATCGTCGAATACCTCATGAATACATGCGGGTTCTCCGCCGACGATGCTTCCAAGGTCTCTAAGTTTTGCCCTCGTATTAAGTCCACAGAGAAGGCCGACGCCGTTCTTGGATTCTTCAGATCTCAGGGCCTTGATGGTGCTAATCTGAGAAGGATAATAGCTTGCAAACCAGGATTGCTCGGCTGGGATGTGGAGACGAACCTCGCCCCAAAGTTTAAACTTTTGCGCGAAATGGGATTATCTGAGTCCGACATCATCGTTATCGTTTGGCGGCACCCTACAGTTATTGGCTCCAGCAACGAGAACGCGCTTCTCCGCCGATTTAAGGTTTGGGAAAGTTTATTGGGATCGAAGGAGATCCTTCTCAAGCATCTCCGGAGGTCTGGATGGTTTTTCAGCTGCAGCATTGAGAATGTAGTGCGCCCCAACATGAACTTCTTACGGGATGAATGTGGTATTCCTGAAGACCGCGTTTCTCTTGTTATTAAAGGGGAACCCAGCTTCATCGCCCAAAACCCAGATGCCCTCCGGGCTCTGGTAGATAGAACTGACGGGCTTGGAGTTCCCCGAGAATCTATGATGTTCCTCTGGATCCTTGATGTGCTGCACAAGGTCAGCAGGGAAAAATTTGAGGCCCATGTAAAGATCATGAACAGCTTTGGTTGGTCGAACTTGGATTTTGTTACTGTAGTCAAGAAGCATCCAACTTTTTTACGTCTTTCAACAAAGGTATTGCAGAGAAAGATGGAATTTTTAGTTAAGGATGTTGGAATGGCACCTTTAGACATTGCTAAGATGGCAGTCGTTTTACGATTAAGTTTGGAAAAGAGGTTAATTCCTCGATTTCATGTGATGGAGATTTTAAAATCTGAAGGGTTATGGACTTCACAGATGATGTTATCTACGTTTTTCTCATCGCCGGGACCAAAATTTTTGCAGAAGTATGTACTCCCTTACAAAGATAAATTACCCAAACTGCATGATTTCTTGTGA